The Pseudomonadota bacterium genome has a window encoding:
- a CDS encoding type II toxin-antitoxin system HicB family antitoxin: protein MEANNESISEPIACRKYSGKFMVRISLKVHRNLAIRAAESGISINRVVSCSTLSQ, encoded by the coding sequence ATGGAAGCCAACAATGAGTCAATATCGGAGCCTATTGCTTGTCGGAAGTATAGTGGCAAGTTTATGGTCAGAATTTCTCTTAAGGTTCATCGCAATCTTGCTATCCGAGCTGCTGAATCCGGAATCAGTATTAATCGTGTTGTCAGTTGTTCGACATTAAGTCAATAA